TCCCTACATTATTGTGGTATTCTGTTCTTAACTGtaactgaaaaaaacagctaatTCAGATTTGGGATTTTGGGGAAACACTTTGACTAAGGGAGACTCGATCGTGGACGATGGAGCTTCACACACTGGAGAAAAGCTAAACTATCAAGTTCtaccattttttatttgttttgatcccctataaatctgttttttttaggattactcaactttaaagtctttttatgTGAttattcacacttaaatataaatcaagtatatcctctgaaaataactctgtgagtcatgactgtctacagtgggtgtaacacccgagtcccactgtctgtgatgttttcagagttttcagagtcctatcttcactttgtttacatcgccaggacggccggctgactcctcccctcgtgtataaaagttgtttaattgagggactagagaaaagaagaataacatactgtactcactgcttaactgtgtttctagatcacgctcatttcaggtaaatttacatgcagtgtgaagatacgagcataataaagatcgctagcattagcatgctaacacaacaatgcagcgcgagttgttttggtttcatgctggtgctcaagggcgacatctgctggatcaaaacatcacatataaagtctttaagtgCCATATTCTAAATACACTTCacataaaatggaaataaaaaaaagccttgtgtattcactcaaacacacacctgatgtTTCCGGGCAGGTGCCATGCATGAGTCCAAACATGTTTCCACAGGCCTTAGACACAGCGGCCATCTTGGCGAGCACCGGGAGGTTGTGGATGACGAACGACACTTCACTGCGTTGTTGCCGTGCCAGCGTCTGTGCGTGCCCGAGGATGCCGAACCCCGTGATGTCTGTCGCTGCGTGAGCGTTGAAGGTGTGCATGAGACCAGCCGCTGTAAAGGACGCCACAGAGAAGGAGATGGATTTAAAGAAGGGATCGAAATGACTAACTGGTTTGAATGggtgcactgtaaaaaaaaaaaatccgtaGAAAATACGGTAACAAACCGTCGAATGGTAACAGGAAAAGACCGTGAAATCTAAAAAGGTTTATCACTAtagtaaaaacactgaaataccgTCAATCAAGAAACAGtacaaaaatgtcatttttacagtcatatgttgaaaacacatttttaccgTAAAAATTTAAGAAAATTGTCAATTTAATGAGAAAATTCCGTACACTATGAAACCGTTAGACATTAAGCACAAACATAGGCCTACCTTCATTTCTACAGAAACAGGATGTTAAATAGGCCAATATGGTAAATTGTTTGTCTTAAAAGTTGGTTTCAAGAAAGaatatgaattttaaaatgataatttaCAGCCATTTCATAATGACTTAGCAGTctaaatataattataatatttGGCCACACTCAATAGCACcattaaagtttgttttctcataAGTAACACTCTGGCGATATCATATTTTCTGTCAGATGATCATATAATAATAAGTCCATATGTGCAGGACTTGGTTATTATTCAGTTTATTCCGTTACATGAACAAATGTTGATTCATAAAATACTTATAACACATTTTTCAGCCAAACACTGAGTGCCAGCTTGAAAGAGGCCAATAACCATTATGATAGTGGGAAatattatttcagattttaacattttaatgtaacagaaaaaaaccttcattaAGTTCTGAATCATAAAACAAGAACAGTATACACTGGGTTTTGTTAACACAAGGCTTAATAATGCATTATTGCGAGTAGTACTGTAAAATCCGGAATATATGTTGCATGCAGTGGGGTGATTGTGGCAGCTGCACCCGTGCTAACAGCACCTCGTGTGTCTGCATGTTAAACTGGTATATTGGTTGCACTGGTTTATACGACGCAGAACACCGGACTCAGCGAGTGAGGGTGCAGTTCAGCCTGGCTGCTGCAGAGGCTGCTGCCgtttacacaaataaaaaaaagtctctatTCAACAGTTTGATGCCTGACAGCAGATGTACAACTGAAGTTAAAGTAAATCAATTATTAGGACACATAAAGAGTGCTTCTACCTGTCCTATTGAGTCGAGCCATGTTCATCATGGCCTCGTGGTACGCCAGCTCGACGTCTTCCTGAGTCACCACCAATTTGATCTTGTTCCACTTCTCAGGCTGAGagatcggaaaaaaaaaaaaaaagggtatacAGGACGATGTGCATTAGCGTGtgtaaatcaaaacatttcctgGCAAAAAATGAATCACGTGCGAGCAGAGAAACTTACAATATCGAGCCACTGGTGTACTGCAACGGCCACTTGTGTTCCAAGAGGCTTTGTCAACACCAACACGTCTCCTGGCACTGCGTTGTCCGGCCTGAGGGGAAACATGACAAGTCAAAATCAGCATTTCAACATGTGACAGCGATGACACATTCTTGAAGGAGAAATCgagtaaacaaatacaaagtagaAAAAATCTGAACACACATGATGAATTCGTTGGGCTGGCAGACTGTCGTTGCAACACCTCCCATCACCACCCAGGGGTTGAGCACCGTTTGTCCTCCTGTTACAGACGTGCCTGCCTCCTCTGATGCGTCTTTGAATCCCTGGATGACCAGTGGCATGACTTTATCTCTCTCCTGTAAAGACCCAGGGAAACAACATAATGAGGATATCATTCTCAACACTTTGTACCTTCTTAAATACGGAATAATATGCTTTTATGCTTCAGGTGCTCCTTTGTCCCCACAGCCatcagactgtacaacagcagtgCCAGACCACTTTatgaatattaatattatttacgATTGATATATGCTGTATATTACattattaatatattatattgCATTCccactccctacacacattcaacactgcaccgaccctcctactttcaaatctctaatcaaaactcacctctttaaacttttaatgtatgattgtgatgtattttctgttttctgtagttttacctttattgttgttatctttatgatttgtgtgtaatgttgtaatgtctgttagtctgtccttactgtgctgttctttctgtttttaactattgtacagtgtctttgaatttttgaaaagtgcttataaataaaatgtattattattattattattattatcttataTTCTACATAAGACACTGTATACAACAGAATACTGTATcttattgcactatattatattttattatgttatattttattttgtatagcTGCACTGTTATTCTTCAGATGGTCATATCATACTACTCTTTTACTGCTGTTTACATAACTCTAAACTTTTTGATCACACAAGTCACTTTACATCATCACTGGTCACTTTAACTCACCATGCACTACACATACTGCTCAACTATTTATATTCTTCTGTATCTACATCCTATTGTTGTTTCTATCCTGTGAATTTTGTATTtacttctttctctgtcttgctGCAGCAATGCCCGAATCTGAGGATtcattttgctcctgttatttccatttccatctatattaaaaaggaaatcatctttagaaaaggtaaaggggtaatagtcgatttgaagtgtctaaaaatgtaaattctggttggcgttttttgttttggattttgaaaattaaaaaaaaataaaaatcagagaatcgaaaaaagaccaagtactttgagtttccTGTTGTATCGTTcatcacaagaagaagaacactgATTTACACGAGTAtatggggatcaataaaggaatATCCTTCCTTAAATGTTTGATTCAGATTAAGATGAAGATCCAAACGTGAACATGACATGCCGCTCACCTTCTCTGACATTTTGTTGCTGACTCCGAGAAGCATCAGCATGTTGTCGCACTCTGTCACTCCCATCGCATACAGGTCACTTAGAACGTTGGCACAAGCGATTCTTCCCTACAGCGGGAAAATACAGGCAAATTAgtgcatgaagtgtttgggagTAAAGTAGACCAACATCAGACTCAAAGAGAAATATTAACAAAGAACTTTTCAATGGGACATCTGTCCAACTctcactttaaaggctttacatgtgatttttttgatccagcagatgtcgcccttgagcaccagcatgaaaccaaaacaactcgcgctgcattgttgtgttagcatgctaatgctagagatctttattatgctcgtatcttcacactgcatgtaaatttacctgaaatgagcgtgatctagaaacacagttaagcagtgagtacagtatgttattcttcttttctctagtccctcaattaaacaacttttatacacgaggggaggagtcagccggccgtcccgacgatgtaaacaaagtgaagataggactctgaaaactctgaaaacatcacagacagtgggactcgggtgttacacccattgtagacagtcatgactcatagagttattttcagaggagatacttgatttatattat
This genomic interval from Labrus mixtus chromosome 4, fLabMix1.1, whole genome shotgun sequence contains the following:
- the sephs1 gene encoding selenide, water dikinase 1 isoform X1 → MSVRESFNPESYELDKNFRLTRFAELKGTGCKVPQEVLQKLLETLQENHYQEDEQFLGAVMPRLALVSEGIGMDTCVIPLRHGGLSLVQTTDYIYPIVDDPYMMGRIACANVLSDLYAMGVTECDNMLMLLGVSNKMSEKERDKVMPLVIQGFKDASEEAGTSVTGGQTVLNPWVVMGGVATTVCQPNEFIMPDNAVPGDVLVLTKPLGTQVAVAVHQWLDIPEKWNKIKLVVTQEDVELAYHEAMMNMARLNRTAAGLMHTFNAHAATDITGFGILGHAQTLARQQRSEVSFVIHNLPVLAKMAAVSKACGNMFGLMHGTCPETSGGLLICLPREQAARFCAEIKSPKYGEGHQAWIIGIVEKGNRTARIIDKPRIIEVAPQAATQNVNPTPGATS
- the sephs1 gene encoding selenide, water dikinase 1 isoform X2; this encodes MSVRESFNPESYELDKNFRLTRFAELKGTGCKVPQEVLQKLLETLQENHYQEDEQFLGAVMPRLGIGMDTCVIPLRHGGLSLVQTTDYIYPIVDDPYMMGRIACANVLSDLYAMGVTECDNMLMLLGVSNKMSEKERDKVMPLVIQGFKDASEEAGTSVTGGQTVLNPWVVMGGVATTVCQPNEFIMPDNAVPGDVLVLTKPLGTQVAVAVHQWLDIPEKWNKIKLVVTQEDVELAYHEAMMNMARLNRTAAGLMHTFNAHAATDITGFGILGHAQTLARQQRSEVSFVIHNLPVLAKMAAVSKACGNMFGLMHGTCPETSGGLLICLPREQAARFCAEIKSPKYGEGHQAWIIGIVEKGNRTARIIDKPRIIEVAPQAATQNVNPTPGATS